One window of Betaproteobacteria bacterium genomic DNA carries:
- a CDS encoding DUF3025 domain-containing protein — MDWAAARTRLRGPVFAPLAPALARLDPFRWPTHADLTRLAEGIVTSRDIPLRFVPPRAQRDERRPNYERHIAESGEVETRADNWHDLFNALAWIAFPKAKAAINEQHAAMLSAGGEEEARRRNPARDALTLFDEGGVVVASSSPALLRLIVDFEWKELFWHRRAELSGKVRFIAFGHSLFEKALDPFIGIVAKTVFVPVSEMFAMLPPESQVAQADVLLAAHFANRSRFTSPKVMAPIPVFGIPGWYPDTERESYYDDKDHFRER; from the coding sequence GTGGACTGGGCCGCCGCGCGGACCAGGCTGCGCGGCCCGGTGTTCGCGCCCCTCGCGCCGGCCCTCGCGCGGCTCGATCCCTTCCGCTGGCCCACGCACGCGGACCTCACCCGCCTGGCCGAAGGCATCGTGACCTCGCGCGATATCCCGCTGCGTTTCGTTCCGCCCCGCGCGCAGCGCGACGAACGCCGGCCCAATTACGAGCGGCACATCGCGGAATCGGGCGAAGTCGAGACGCGCGCCGACAACTGGCACGACCTCTTCAATGCGCTCGCCTGGATTGCGTTTCCGAAGGCGAAGGCGGCGATCAACGAGCAGCATGCCGCGATGCTTTCGGCAGGAGGCGAGGAAGAGGCGCGCCGCCGCAACCCCGCGCGTGACGCCCTGACGCTCTTCGACGAGGGCGGCGTCGTGGTGGCCTCGAGCTCGCCGGCGCTCCTGCGGCTCATCGTGGATTTCGAGTGGAAAGAGCTGTTCTGGCACCGTCGCGCGGAACTGTCTGGAAAGGTGCGCTTCATCGCCTTCGGCCATTCGCTCTTCGAAAAGGCGCTGGACCCCTTCATCGGCATCGTCGCGAAGACCGTGTTCGTGCCGGTGAGCGAGATGTTCGCGATGCTGCCGCCGGAATCGCAGGTGGCGCAGGCCGATGTCCTCCTGGCGGCGCATTTCGCGAACCGTTCCCGCTTCACCTCGCCGAAGGTCATGGCGCCGATACCCGTGTTCGGAATCCCGGGGTGGTATCCCGACACCGAGCGCGAGTCCTACTATGACGACAAGGACCACTTCCGCGAAAGATAA
- the pyrC gene encoding dihydroorotase, giving the protein MADTLTLLRPDDWHVHFRDGEAMKSVVGATASQFGRAIVMPNLKPPVVTVEQAGAYRDRIVAALPKGAHFEPLMTLYLTDNTSPDEIAKAKAAGFVKAVKYYPAGATTNADAGVTDIRKCDAVLEAMAEHRIPLLLHGEVTDPGVDVFDREKVFIETVLRPLERRFPKLRMVLEHITTREAALFVSSAPANIAATITAHHLLMSRNAMFAGGFRPHHYCLPVLKRETHRLALVQAAISGNPRFFLGTDTAPHARGMKESCCGSAGMYTAHAALELYCEAFEREGALDRLEGFASRFGPDFYGLPRNTATVTVEKQAWEVPADYPFGAQTVVPLRAGERLAWRFKG; this is encoded by the coding sequence ATGGCCGACACGCTCACGCTGCTGCGCCCCGACGACTGGCACGTCCACTTCCGGGACGGCGAGGCGATGAAGTCCGTCGTGGGCGCGACGGCGAGCCAGTTCGGCCGCGCGATCGTGATGCCCAACCTGAAGCCGCCCGTGGTCACTGTCGAGCAGGCGGGCGCCTACCGGGACCGCATCGTCGCGGCGCTGCCGAAGGGGGCGCACTTCGAGCCGCTGATGACGCTCTACCTCACGGACAACACCTCGCCCGACGAGATCGCGAAGGCGAAGGCCGCGGGATTCGTGAAGGCGGTCAAGTACTATCCGGCGGGCGCCACGACGAATGCCGATGCCGGCGTGACCGACATCCGCAAGTGCGACGCGGTGTTGGAGGCAATGGCCGAGCACCGCATCCCGCTCCTGCTGCACGGGGAAGTCACGGATCCCGGCGTGGACGTGTTCGATCGCGAAAAGGTGTTCATCGAAACGGTGCTCAGGCCTCTCGAGCGCCGGTTCCCGAAGCTGCGCATGGTGCTCGAGCACATCACCACGCGTGAAGCGGCGCTTTTCGTGTCGAGCGCACCGGCGAACATCGCGGCGACCATCACCGCGCACCACCTGCTCATGAGCCGCAATGCGATGTTCGCGGGCGGCTTCCGGCCGCACCACTACTGCCTGCCCGTGCTCAAGCGCGAGACGCACCGTCTGGCGCTGGTGCAGGCGGCGATATCGGGCAATCCGCGCTTCTTCCTGGGCACGGACACGGCGCCGCACGCGAGGGGCATGAAGGAATCGTGCTGCGGCAGCGCCGGGATGTACACGGCGCACGCGGCGCTGGAGCTTTACTGCGAGGCGTTCGAGCGCGAGGGCGCGCTGGACCGGCTCGAGGGGTTCGCGAGCCGCTTCGGCCCCGATTTCTACGGCCTGCCGCGCAACACCGCGACGGTGACGGTCGAGAAGCAGGCGTGGGAGGTTCCCGCGGATTACCCCTTCGGGGCGCAGACCGTGGTGCCGCTGCGCGCCGGCGAGCGCCTCGCCTGGCGCTTCAAGGGCTGA
- the rsmI gene encoding 16S rRNA (cytidine(1402)-2'-O)-methyltransferase, whose product MSGRLYVVATPIGNLGDITARALETLAACDVVAAEDTRVTRFLLSHFGIAARVIALHEHNERTAAEGIVALLREGKSVALASDAGTPAVSDPGALLVDRVRAEGFPVIPIPGASALTAALSASGIAAEGVVFAGFLPAKGAERKRRLAQLAAGPWAIALYESPHRIEATLADLFATLGERDVIVCRELTKLFETITRVPLSGAVDWVKADDNRSRGEFVLVVEGRPVEAASSVEPKRVLETLLAELSVKQAAALAAKITGVNRSELYQMALGMAKGAAK is encoded by the coding sequence TTGTCCGGGAGATTATATGTGGTGGCCACGCCCATCGGGAATCTCGGTGACATCACCGCGCGCGCGCTGGAAACCCTCGCCGCGTGCGACGTGGTCGCGGCCGAGGACACGCGGGTCACCCGGTTCCTGCTCTCGCACTTCGGCATCGCCGCGCGCGTGATCGCGCTGCATGAGCACAACGAGCGCACGGCGGCCGAGGGCATCGTTGCGCTGCTGCGGGAGGGCAAGTCCGTCGCGCTCGCGAGCGATGCGGGCACGCCCGCCGTGAGCGATCCGGGGGCTTTGCTCGTCGATCGAGTGCGCGCGGAGGGTTTTCCCGTCATCCCGATTCCCGGCGCGAGCGCCCTGACCGCGGCCCTTTCCGCCAGCGGCATCGCGGCAGAGGGCGTCGTGTTCGCTGGCTTCCTCCCGGCGAAGGGCGCCGAGCGCAAGCGGCGTCTGGCGCAACTGGCCGCGGGGCCCTGGGCCATTGCTCTCTACGAATCCCCGCACCGCATCGAGGCGACGCTTGCCGACCTCTTCGCCACGCTGGGCGAGCGCGATGTCATCGTGTGCCGCGAGCTCACGAAGCTTTTCGAGACGATCACGCGCGTTCCCCTCTCCGGGGCCGTGGACTGGGTGAAGGCCGACGACAACCGCTCGCGTGGCGAGTTCGTCCTGGTCGTCGAAGGCCGGCCTGTCGAGGCGGCGTCATCCGTCGAGCCGAAGCGCGTGCTGGAAACGTTGCTCGCCGAGCTGTCCGTGAAGCAGGCGGCGGCGCTCGCGGCGAAGATCACCGGCGTCAATCGCAGCGAGCTCTACCAGATGGCGCTGGGGATGGCGAAGGGGGCGGCGAAGTGA
- a CDS encoding penicillin-binding protein activator, which produces MPSPFARFNAILLAAVLAASPAFSADPPRETTLPSGFAPSTVVSPLRDAPAPPEPPAAAPEKPARLPVPEGPAPHVALILPLSSPSLARVADAVRQGFLTAGEVAGRNALPVRVYATADDGPAVFESCLKAQKDGAVLVVAGLTRDGATGLARSDCPRQPTLVLNQPQESPLPARMYSISLSIEQEARQAALMAINDGWRAAIVIASASPLARRAAEAFEREWGRAAGEARRVTFAGGPEEAPAIKERIAALKGDMVFLALDQAATLAVRPYISATLPIYTTSLGVDPRADATVNVDLEGVRYVDMPWFVQPDHPAVMIYPPPKTPMSVEQERLYALGIDAYRLCGLLLQADAKPLALDGVTGRITLDADRHFVRTLVPTVFDAGRAVPLQHAQ; this is translated from the coding sequence TTGCCTTCGCCTTTCGCGCGCTTCAACGCGATTCTCCTCGCCGCAGTCCTCGCGGCTTCGCCCGCATTCTCGGCCGACCCGCCCCGCGAGACAACCTTGCCGTCCGGATTCGCGCCATCGACGGTGGTGTCGCCTCTCCGGGACGCGCCTGCCCCCCCGGAGCCGCCTGCCGCCGCCCCCGAGAAGCCCGCGCGATTGCCGGTCCCCGAGGGCCCGGCGCCGCATGTGGCCCTGATCCTGCCTCTTTCCTCGCCGTCTCTCGCGCGCGTGGCCGACGCGGTGCGCCAGGGGTTCCTCACCGCCGGCGAGGTCGCGGGCCGAAACGCGCTGCCGGTGCGTGTATATGCGACCGCGGACGACGGCCCGGCCGTCTTCGAGTCGTGCCTCAAGGCCCAGAAGGACGGCGCCGTGCTCGTCGTGGCCGGCCTTACGCGGGATGGCGCCACGGGGCTCGCAAGGAGCGATTGCCCGCGCCAGCCGACGCTGGTCCTGAACCAGCCCCAGGAATCGCCGCTGCCCGCGAGGATGTACTCGATCTCGCTCTCGATCGAGCAGGAGGCCCGGCAAGCGGCGCTCATGGCCATCAATGACGGCTGGCGCGCGGCCATCGTGATCGCCTCCGCCTCGCCGCTCGCCCGGCGCGCGGCGGAAGCCTTCGAGCGTGAATGGGGCCGCGCCGCGGGCGAAGCCCGGCGCGTCACTTTCGCCGGCGGCCCCGAAGAAGCGCCCGCCATCAAGGAAAGGATCGCCGCGCTCAAGGGCGACATGGTCTTTCTCGCGCTCGACCAGGCCGCCACGCTGGCCGTCCGCCCGTACATTTCCGCCACCCTGCCGATCTACACGACCTCGCTCGGCGTGGACCCGCGCGCCGACGCCACGGTCAACGTGGACCTGGAGGGTGTGCGTTATGTGGACATGCCCTGGTTCGTGCAGCCCGACCACCCCGCCGTCATGATCTATCCGCCGCCGAAGACCCCGATGTCCGTCGAGCAGGAGCGCCTCTATGCCCTTGGCATCGACGCCTATCGCCTGTGCGGGCTGCTGCTGCAGGCGGACGCCAAGCCGCTCGCCCTCGATGGCGTCACGGGGCGCATCACGCTGGATGCCGACAGGCACTTCGTGCGCACCCTCGTCCCGACGGTATTCGACGCCGGGCGCGCCGTCCCGCTGCAGCACGCGCAATGA
- a CDS encoding YraN family protein: MTSAARLGARRRGEEAEELATRYLADQGLSIIARNYRTRFGEVDLVAQDGATLVFVEVRARSWSAFGGAAGSVDSGKQRRVVAAARHYIARLRAEPPCRFDVITLQGPQGDLAWIRGAFEST, translated from the coding sequence ATGACCTCGGCCGCGCGCCTGGGCGCCCGCCGCCGCGGCGAGGAGGCCGAGGAGCTTGCCACCCGTTACCTGGCCGACCAGGGCCTGTCCATCATCGCCCGCAACTACCGCACCCGGTTCGGTGAAGTGGACCTCGTCGCGCAGGATGGCGCCACGCTCGTATTCGTCGAAGTACGGGCCCGTTCCTGGAGCGCCTTCGGGGGCGCCGCCGGCAGCGTCGATTCCGGCAAGCAGAGGCGGGTCGTCGCCGCCGCCCGACACTACATCGCCCGGCTGCGGGCGGAACCCCCGTGCCGCTTCGATGTCATTACGCTGCAAGGCCCCCAGGGCGACCTGGCCTGGATACGCGGCGCCTTCGAGAGCACGTAG
- a CDS encoding phosphoheptose isomerase, producing MDHVAHVRSHFQDAIALKQRMSETLAPAIARAGEALAAALGRGNKVLACGNGGSAGDCQHFAAELVGRFERERPGLPAIALTVDSSALTAIANDYTYDAVFSKQVEALGREGDVLLALSTSGNSTNVIEAMKAARSRGMAVIALTGRDGGDMAKMLGPNDHHLNVAHPRTMRVQEVHILALHCLCDTVDNVLHGEKQ from the coding sequence ATGGATCACGTCGCCCACGTCCGCAGCCATTTCCAGGACGCCATCGCGCTCAAGCAGCGCATGAGCGAAACGCTGGCCCCGGCCATCGCACGCGCCGGCGAGGCGCTGGCTGCCGCGCTCGGCCGCGGCAACAAGGTGCTCGCCTGCGGCAACGGCGGCTCGGCGGGCGACTGCCAGCATTTCGCGGCGGAGCTGGTGGGCCGCTTCGAACGCGAACGCCCCGGGCTGCCCGCGATCGCGCTCACCGTCGACTCGTCGGCGCTCACCGCCATCGCCAACGACTACACGTACGACGCCGTGTTCTCGAAGCAGGTCGAGGCACTGGGCCGCGAGGGCGACGTCCTGCTGGCGCTCTCGACGTCGGGCAACTCGACGAACGTGATCGAGGCCATGAAGGCGGCCCGGTCCCGCGGCATGGCCGTCATCGCCCTCACCGGCCGCGATGGGGGTGACATGGCGAAGATGCTGGGCCCGAACGACCACCACCTCAACGTCGCCCACCCGCGCACGATGCGCGTCCAGGAAGTGCACATCCTGGCCCTGCACTGCCTGTGCGACACCGTCGACAACGTCCTCCACGGAGAAAAGCAATGA
- a CDS encoding BON domain-containing protein produces the protein MTRKLLTAAALAALIPILQGCVAAAVGGVGAAVVMANDRRTTGTYVEDENIEWKAIAKMSESFPNVHVNATSFNLRVVLTGQVPTEETKKQVEEAVKAIANVREVTNELTVGGNSSLSSRGSDSLTTTNVKARLVGNGKVSTNHVKVVTESGIVYLMGLVTVPEGDAAVEVTRSTAGVQRVVKAFEYIAEPPKPN, from the coding sequence ATGACCCGCAAGCTCCTCACCGCCGCCGCCCTCGCGGCCCTGATCCCCATTTTGCAAGGCTGCGTCGCGGCCGCCGTCGGCGGTGTTGGCGCCGCCGTGGTCATGGCCAACGACCGGCGCACCACCGGAACCTACGTCGAGGACGAGAACATCGAGTGGAAGGCGATCGCGAAGATGAGCGAATCCTTCCCGAACGTGCATGTCAACGCGACGAGCTTCAACCTGCGCGTGGTCCTCACCGGCCAGGTCCCCACCGAGGAAACGAAGAAACAGGTCGAGGAGGCGGTGAAGGCCATCGCCAACGTGCGCGAGGTCACGAACGAGCTCACCGTGGGCGGCAATTCCTCCCTTTCCTCGCGCGGCAGCGATTCACTCACCACCACGAACGTGAAGGCGCGCCTGGTCGGCAATGGCAAGGTCTCGACCAACCACGTGAAGGTCGTCACCGAATCGGGCATCGTCTACCTCATGGGCCTCGTCACCGTCCCCGAGGGCGACGCCGCGGTGGAAGTCACCCGTTCCACCGCCGGGGTCCAGCGCGTGGTGAAGGCGTTCGAATACATCGCCGAACCCCCGAAGCCCAATTGA